The DNA sequence GAGGAGTCGGATTGAATGTGATCCAAGGCGCTCGAATCGCAGGTGCCGGTTCCATTTTGGCCATTGATATCAATCCCGCCAAGCTGGAATGGGCCAAGCAATTTGGAGCTACGGATACCCTACTTGCTGACAAGGAAGATCGAGGACTCTTGAAAACTGCGGAGCAGGTACGGGACATGTACGGTGGACGCGGTGCGGATTATGCCTTCGAATGTACGGCGATTCCAGCTTTGGGAGCGGCACCCTTGGCGATGATTCGCAATGCAGGGACGGCGGTTCAAGTCAGCGGAATCGAGGAGGAGATCACCATCGACATGCGCTTATTCGAGTGGGACAAGGTCTACATCAATCCATTGTATGGCGCGAGTAATCCTGAGTTGGACATCCCCAAACTGATGCAATTGTATCGGAAAGGGGATTTGATGCTGGACGAGATGGTCACCAAGACCTACGGACTGGACGAGCTAGGACAGGCATTTGATGATTTGATTGCCGGGACAAACGCCAAAGGAGTCATCCTTTTTGACTAGTATTTTTAGCTTGTTATGACTCCCCCATCTGAGATTTGGATGGGGGATTTGGCCGTTTAGGCTTTTATGAAATTTTGAGATATGTCAGCATTCAGAACCATAGAAATATCTGATAGCGCCTACGAACTGGGCGGTCTCAGATTCTTGACGATTAAATCGCCAAACTTGAAAGGGCGTGGCGATGTATGCGTTTGGGTTCCTGCGAATACTCCTACAGACCAGCCACTTCCTGTGTATCTGCTCCTTCATGGAGTGTATGGAAGTGCGTGGATCTGGGCGATGAAAGGCGGTGCGCATACCACGGCACAGCGGATGATGCAATCTGGTGAAATTCAACCTGCGATCATTGCCATGCCCTCTGACGGACTGTGGGGAGATGGATCAGCCTATGCCGCTCACAATGGATATGATTATGGCAAATGGATTGTGGAAGATGTCCCCAAAGCATTAGCTGAGCAGCTTGAACAAGTCGATGAAACTTCCCCCATCTGCATAGGAGGATTGTCTATGGGAGGATATGGAGCCCTTTCCTTGGGATTGAGATATGCGGATCGAATCGCAGGAATCTCCGGCCATAGCTCCATTACCCGATTCGAAGAAATGAAGCTTTTTGTGGAAGAGCCTTTGAACGAATATGCCATGCCTGAAACTCCGATGGATGTCATTCAGTGGCTCGATCAGGCGAAAGGGACGATTCCTCCGTTGAGATTTGATTGTGGGGTGATAGATGAATTGATCGAGGGAAATAGATTGCTGCATCAACAATTGATCGAGCGAAATATCCCGCACGAATACACGGAATTTCAAGGGGGGCATGAATGGCCCTATTGGCAGGAACATGTAGCCAAAACTTATCGGTGGTTTGATCGGTGTCTCGCAGGCGAATTGCCGCGCATTGACCCAGCTACACGTTCAACTTCTGCTTGAGCCTTCTGCGAACGGTGAAGAAGCAGAAGATGTACAGCCCGATACTCAGAAAATAGATGTAGACATAGCCTTTGTCCAGATTGAGGTAGGCCACGATGCTGAGAACGATGGCTTCGTACAGGAAGAAATAAGGGAGGGCGAGCGGGCGTTTGAGTTCGATCTGGTGGTGGCGAATGGTGTAGAATACCATTACAAGGCCCAAGATGAGAATGATGCCTCCAAGGAGGAATTTACCGTGGCTGAGCTTGTCGTAGGCTTTGATCAGGGTGACGGCAGAGGCGGTGAGGTGAAGGACGGAGAAAATCCGTTGTTGCCGAGGCGTGAAAAGTTCAGACATGTTCGCGAATATGTTGGAGGCATTGATGATTCTATGCCAAGAAATACATTTTTTGGCTATAATCCAATGGCTTAAAAGGGGTTAAAGTGATGGGAATCAAAGGGATTTCATTCGATGGTT is a window from the Pontibacter sp. G13 genome containing:
- a CDS encoding alpha/beta hydrolase-fold protein; the protein is MSAFRTIEISDSAYELGGLRFLTIKSPNLKGRGDVCVWVPANTPTDQPLPVYLLLHGVYGSAWIWAMKGGAHTTAQRMMQSGEIQPAIIAMPSDGLWGDGSAYAAHNGYDYGKWIVEDVPKALAEQLEQVDETSPICIGGLSMGGYGALSLGLRYADRIAGISGHSSITRFEEMKLFVEEPLNEYAMPETPMDVIQWLDQAKGTIPPLRFDCGVIDELIEGNRLLHQQLIERNIPHEYTEFQGGHEWPYWQEHVAKTYRWFDRCLAGELPRIDPATRSTSA